A window from Sus scrofa isolate TJ Tabasco breed Duroc chromosome 2, Sscrofa11.1, whole genome shotgun sequence encodes these proteins:
- the MED16 gene encoding mediator of RNA polymerase II transcription subunit 16 isoform X1 yields the protein MDLAYVCEWEKWPKSTHCPSVPLACAWSCRNLIAFTTDLRNDDQDLTRMIHILDTEHPWDVHSINSEHSEAITCLEWDQSGSRLLSADADGQIKCWTMADHLANSWESPVGSLVEGDPIVALSWLHNGVKLALHVEKSAASSFGEKFSRVKFSPSLTLFGGKPMEGWIAVTVSGLVTVSLLKPSGQVLTSTESLCRLRGRVALADIAFTGGGNIVVATADGSSASPVQFYKVCVSVVSEKCRIDTEILPSLFMRCTTDLNRRDRVPAITHLKFLARDMSEQVLLCASSQTTSVVECWSLRKEGLPVNNIFQQLSPAVGDKQPMILKWRILSATNDLDRVSAVALPKLPISLTNTDLKVASDTQFYPGLGLALAFHDGSVHIVHRLSLQSMAVFYSSAAPRSMDEPAIKRPRTTGPAVHFKAMQLSWTSLALVGIDNHGRLSMLRISPSLGHALDVGLALRHLLFLLEYCMVTGYDWWDILLHVQPGMVQSLVEKLHEEYTRQKAELQQVLSTRILAMKASLCKLSPCTVTRVCDYHAKLFLIAISSTLKSLLRPHVLNTPDKSPGDRLTEICTKITDVDIDKVMINLKTEEFVLDMNTLQALQQLLQWVGDFVLYLLASLPNQGSPLRPGHSFLRDGTSLGMLRELMVVIRIWGLLKPSCLPVYTATSDTQDSMSLLFRLLTKLWICCRDEGPTSEPDEALVDECCLLPSQLLIPNLDWLPVSDGLVSRLQPKQPLRLHFGKAPTLPGSATTLQLDGLIRAPGQPKMDHLRRLHLGAYPTEECKACTRCGCVTMLKSPNKATAVKQWEQRWIKNCLCGGLWRRLPLSYP from the exons ATGGACCTGGCGTACGTCTGTGAGTGGGAGAAATGGCCCAAGAGCACGCACTGCCCTTCGGTGCCCCTGGCCTGTGCCTGGTCCTGCCGCAACCTCATCGCCTTTACCACGGATCTCCGAAACGACGACCAGG ACCTGACCCGCATGATCCACATCCTGGATACGGAGCACCCCTGGGACGTGCACTCCATCAACTCGGAGCACAGCGAGGCCATCACCTGCCTCGAGTGGGACCAGTCAG GCTCCCGGCTGCTGTCGGCCGATGCTGATGGGCAGATCAAGTGCTGGACCATGGCAGACCACCTGGCCAACAGCTGGGAGAGCCCAGTGGGCAGCCTGGTGGAGGGGGACCCCATCGTGGCCTTGTCCTGGCTGCACAATGGTGTGAAGCTGGCCCTGCACGTGGAAAAG TCGGCCGCCTCCAGCTTTGGCGAGAAGTTCTCTCGTGTCAAGTTCTCACCCTCGCTCACGCTGTTTGGGGGCAAGCCCATGGAGGGCTGGATTGCCGTGACGGTCAGTGGCCTGGTCACTGTGTCCCTGCTCAAGCCCAGCGGGCAGGTGCTGACCTCCACAGAGAGCCTGTGCCGGCTGCGTGGCCGTGTGGCCCTGGCTGACATCGCCTTCACGGGCGGCGGCAACATCGTGGTGGCCACAGCGGACGGCAGCAGCGCATCCCCAGTACAGTTCTACAAGGTGTGCGTGAGCGTGGTTAGTGAGAAGTGCCGCATCGACACTGAGATCCTGCCCTCCCTTTTCATGCGCTGCACCACTGACCTCAACCGCAGGGACCGCGTCCCCGCCATCACCCACCTCAAGTTCCTGGCCCGCGACATGTCGGAGCAG GTGCTGCTCTGCGCATCCAGCCAGACGACCAGCGTGGTGGAGTGCTGGTCACTGCGGAAGGAGGGGCTGCCTGTGAACAACATCTTCCAGCAGCTCTCGCCCGCGG TTGGTGACAAACAGCCCATGATTCTCAAATGGCGGATCCTGTCAGCCACCAACGACCTGGACCGTGTGTCCGCCGTGGCACTGCCCAAGCTGCCCATCTCGCTCACCAACACTGACCTGAAGGTGGCCAGCGACACCCAGTTCTACCCCGGCCTGG GACTGGCCCTGGCCTTTCACGACGGCAGTGTCCACATCGTGCACCGGCTCTCGCTGCAGTCCATGGCCGTTTTCTACAGCTCTGCAGCCCCACGCTCCATGGATGAGCCAGCCATCAAGCGTCCGCGGACCACAGGCCCTGCCGTCCATTTCAAGGCCATGCAGCTCTCCTGGACCTCCCTGGCCCTTGTGGGCATCGACAACCACGGCCGA CTGAGCATGTTGCGCATCTCGCCCTCCCTGGGCCACGCTCTGGACGTGGGCCTGGCCCTGCGGCACCTGCTCTTCCTGCTGGAGTACTGCATGGTGACCGGCTACGACTGGTGGGACATCCTGTTGCACGTGCAGCCTGGCATGGTGCAGAGCCTGGTGGAGAAGCTGCATGAGGAGTACACGCGCCAGAAGGCTGAGCTGCAACAG GTCCTCTCCACCCGGATCCTGGCCATGAAAGCCTCACTCTGCAAGCTCTCACCCTGCACGGTGACACGGGTGTGCGACTACCATGCCAAGCTCTTCCTTATTGCCATCAGCTCCACGCTCAAATCGCTGCTGCGCCCTCATGTCCTCAACACACCCGACAAGAGTCCTGGTGACCGGCTGACCGAGATCTGCACCAAGATCACAGACGTTG ACATTGACAAGGTCATGATCAACCTCAAGACGGAAGAGTTTGTCCTGGACATGAACACGCTCCAGGCACTACAGCAGCTCCTGCAGTGGGTGGGAGACTTTGTGCTCTACCTGTTGGCCAGCCTGCCCAACCAG GGCTCCCCACTGCGACCAGGCCACAGCTTCCTGCGGGACGGCACCTCGCTGGGCATGCTGCGTGAGCTGATGGTCGTCATCCGCATCTGGGGCCTGCTGAagcccagctgcctgcctgtgtaTACGGCCACCTCAGACACCCAGGACAGCATGTCCCTGCTTTTCCGCCTGCTCACGAAGCTCTGGATCTGCT GCCGTGATGAAGGCCCCACGAGTGAGCCAGATGAGGCACTGGTGGATGAGTGCTGTCTTCTGCCCAGCCAGCTGCTCATCCCTAACCTTGACTGGCTGCCCGTCAGCGATGGCCTCGTCAGCCGCCTGCAGCCCAAGCAGCCCCTGCGTCTGCATTTCGGCAAGGCTCCCACTCTGCCTGGCAGCGCCACGACCTTGCAGCTGGATGGCCTCATCAG GGCGCCGGGCCAGCCCAAGATGGACCACCTGAGGAGGCTGCACCTGGGCGCCTACCCCACAGAGGAGTGCAAGGCCTGCACCAG GTGCGGCTGCGTCACCATGCTCAAGTCGCCCAATAAGGCGACAGCTGTCAAACAGTGGGAGCAGCGCTGGATCAAGAACTGCCTGTGTGGAGGGCTTTGGCGGCGGCTGCCTCTCAGCTACCCCTGA
- the MED16 gene encoding mediator of RNA polymerase II transcription subunit 16 isoform X2, with translation MAAVHHAAAGADPAPPPQSAASSFGEKFSRVKFSPSLTLFGGKPMEGWIAVTVSGLVTVSLLKPSGQVLTSTESLCRLRGRVALADIAFTGGGNIVVATADGSSASPVQFYKVCVSVVSEKCRIDTEILPSLFMRCTTDLNRRDRVPAITHLKFLARDMSEQVLLCASSQTTSVVECWSLRKEGLPVNNIFQQLSPAVGDKQPMILKWRILSATNDLDRVSAVALPKLPISLTNTDLKVASDTQFYPGLGLALAFHDGSVHIVHRLSLQSMAVFYSSAAPRSMDEPAIKRPRTTGPAVHFKAMQLSWTSLALVGIDNHGRLSMLRISPSLGHALDVGLALRHLLFLLEYCMVTGYDWWDILLHVQPGMVQSLVEKLHEEYTRQKAELQQVLSTRILAMKASLCKLSPCTVTRVCDYHAKLFLIAISSTLKSLLRPHVLNTPDKSPGDRLTEICTKITDVDIDKVMINLKTEEFVLDMNTLQALQQLLQWVGDFVLYLLASLPNQGSPLRPGHSFLRDGTSLGMLRELMVVIRIWGLLKPSCLPVYTATSDTQDSMSLLFRLLTKLWICCRDEGPTSEPDEALVDECCLLPSQLLIPNLDWLPVSDGLVSRLQPKQPLRLHFGKAPTLPGSATTLQLDGLIRAPGQPKMDHLRRLHLGAYPTEECKACTRCGCVTMLKSPNKATAVKQWEQRWIKNCLCGGLWRRLPLSYP, from the exons ATGGCTGCAGTGCATCATGCAGCGGCTGGAGCTGACCCTGCTCCTCCCCCACAGTCGGCCGCCTCCAGCTTTGGCGAGAAGTTCTCTCGTGTCAAGTTCTCACCCTCGCTCACGCTGTTTGGGGGCAAGCCCATGGAGGGCTGGATTGCCGTGACGGTCAGTGGCCTGGTCACTGTGTCCCTGCTCAAGCCCAGCGGGCAGGTGCTGACCTCCACAGAGAGCCTGTGCCGGCTGCGTGGCCGTGTGGCCCTGGCTGACATCGCCTTCACGGGCGGCGGCAACATCGTGGTGGCCACAGCGGACGGCAGCAGCGCATCCCCAGTACAGTTCTACAAGGTGTGCGTGAGCGTGGTTAGTGAGAAGTGCCGCATCGACACTGAGATCCTGCCCTCCCTTTTCATGCGCTGCACCACTGACCTCAACCGCAGGGACCGCGTCCCCGCCATCACCCACCTCAAGTTCCTGGCCCGCGACATGTCGGAGCAG GTGCTGCTCTGCGCATCCAGCCAGACGACCAGCGTGGTGGAGTGCTGGTCACTGCGGAAGGAGGGGCTGCCTGTGAACAACATCTTCCAGCAGCTCTCGCCCGCGG TTGGTGACAAACAGCCCATGATTCTCAAATGGCGGATCCTGTCAGCCACCAACGACCTGGACCGTGTGTCCGCCGTGGCACTGCCCAAGCTGCCCATCTCGCTCACCAACACTGACCTGAAGGTGGCCAGCGACACCCAGTTCTACCCCGGCCTGG GACTGGCCCTGGCCTTTCACGACGGCAGTGTCCACATCGTGCACCGGCTCTCGCTGCAGTCCATGGCCGTTTTCTACAGCTCTGCAGCCCCACGCTCCATGGATGAGCCAGCCATCAAGCGTCCGCGGACCACAGGCCCTGCCGTCCATTTCAAGGCCATGCAGCTCTCCTGGACCTCCCTGGCCCTTGTGGGCATCGACAACCACGGCCGA CTGAGCATGTTGCGCATCTCGCCCTCCCTGGGCCACGCTCTGGACGTGGGCCTGGCCCTGCGGCACCTGCTCTTCCTGCTGGAGTACTGCATGGTGACCGGCTACGACTGGTGGGACATCCTGTTGCACGTGCAGCCTGGCATGGTGCAGAGCCTGGTGGAGAAGCTGCATGAGGAGTACACGCGCCAGAAGGCTGAGCTGCAACAG GTCCTCTCCACCCGGATCCTGGCCATGAAAGCCTCACTCTGCAAGCTCTCACCCTGCACGGTGACACGGGTGTGCGACTACCATGCCAAGCTCTTCCTTATTGCCATCAGCTCCACGCTCAAATCGCTGCTGCGCCCTCATGTCCTCAACACACCCGACAAGAGTCCTGGTGACCGGCTGACCGAGATCTGCACCAAGATCACAGACGTTG ACATTGACAAGGTCATGATCAACCTCAAGACGGAAGAGTTTGTCCTGGACATGAACACGCTCCAGGCACTACAGCAGCTCCTGCAGTGGGTGGGAGACTTTGTGCTCTACCTGTTGGCCAGCCTGCCCAACCAG GGCTCCCCACTGCGACCAGGCCACAGCTTCCTGCGGGACGGCACCTCGCTGGGCATGCTGCGTGAGCTGATGGTCGTCATCCGCATCTGGGGCCTGCTGAagcccagctgcctgcctgtgtaTACGGCCACCTCAGACACCCAGGACAGCATGTCCCTGCTTTTCCGCCTGCTCACGAAGCTCTGGATCTGCT GCCGTGATGAAGGCCCCACGAGTGAGCCAGATGAGGCACTGGTGGATGAGTGCTGTCTTCTGCCCAGCCAGCTGCTCATCCCTAACCTTGACTGGCTGCCCGTCAGCGATGGCCTCGTCAGCCGCCTGCAGCCCAAGCAGCCCCTGCGTCTGCATTTCGGCAAGGCTCCCACTCTGCCTGGCAGCGCCACGACCTTGCAGCTGGATGGCCTCATCAG GGCGCCGGGCCAGCCCAAGATGGACCACCTGAGGAGGCTGCACCTGGGCGCCTACCCCACAGAGGAGTGCAAGGCCTGCACCAG GTGCGGCTGCGTCACCATGCTCAAGTCGCCCAATAAGGCGACAGCTGTCAAACAGTGGGAGCAGCGCTGGATCAAGAACTGCCTGTGTGGAGGGCTTTGGCGGCGGCTGCCTCTCAGCTACCCCTGA